The Amycolatopsis tolypomycina genomic interval GCTCGGCATCGAGGTCGACGACCTGTTCAACGAGCAGGCGTCGGACAGGCTGGCCGCCGTCAACGTCGCCCTGCACGCCCACGCGCTGCTCACCCGCGACGTCGACTACCTGGTCCGCGACGGCAAGGTGCAGCTCATCAACGCCGCCCGCGGCCGCGTCGCCGAGCTGCAGCGCTGGCCGGACGGCCTCCAGGCCGCCGTCGAGGCGAAGGAGCAGGTCACCGCGACCGACCGCGGCGAGATCCTCGACTCGATCACGGTCCAGGCGCTGCTCGCGCGCTACCCCGAGGTCGCCGGCATGACCGGTACCGCGGTGGCCGTCGCCGAGCAGCTGCGCGAGTTCTACGAGCTCGAGGTCGCGGTCATCCCGCCGAACACCCCGAACATCCGCGAGGACCTCGAGGACCGCGTCTTCGCGTCGCCGTCGCAGAAGCTGCGGGCGATCGAGGAGGAGATCCGCACGGTGCACGAGACCGGGCGGCCGATCCTCGTCGGCACCCAGGACGTCGCCGAGTCCGAAGAGCTGGCCGAGAAGCTGGCGAAGGTCGACCTCGAGTGCGTCGTGCTCAACGCGCGCAACGACGCCGAAGAAGCCGCGATCATCGCCGAAGCGGGCAAGAAGGGCGCGGTCACCGTGTCCACGCAGATGGCGGGCCGCGGTACCGACATCCGGCTGGGCGGCACCGACGGCGCCACCCGCGAAGAGGTCGTCGAGCTGGGCGGGCTGCACGTCATCGGCACCGCGCGGTACCCGTCGAGCCGGCTCGACGGCCAGCTGCGCGGCCGCTCCGGCCGCCAGGGCGACCCGGGCAGCGCGATCTTCTTCGCCAGCCTGAACGACGAGCTCGTGCTGTCGAACGCGCCGGACGTGCCCGAGGGCATCGTCGACGACGAGGAGACCGGCGAGATCAAGGACTCGGCGGCGCTGCGGCAGCTCAACCACGCCCAGCGCGTCGCCGAGGGCGTCGACCTGGAGATCCACCGCAACACCTGGCGCTACACGCGGCTGATCGAGCGGCAGCGGCGTGACCTGCTGGTGCACCGCGACAAGGTGCTTCGCACCGCGTACGCGGCCGAGATGCTCGAGAAGGCGCACCCGGAGAAGTTCGGCGAGCTGAAGGAAAAGCTGGACGATCAGGACAAGCTGGAGCAGATGTGCCGCGAGGTGCTGCTGTTCCACATCGACCAGCTGTGGTCCGACCACCTGGCTTACCTGACCGACGTCCGCGAGAGCATCCACCTGCGCGCGCTGGCCCGGGAGACGCCGCTGGATGAATTCCACCGCGCGGCGATCCCGGAGTTCCACAAGATCATCGGCGAGGCCGACTCACGGGCGGCGAAGACCCTCGAAGAGGCGGAGCTGACCGACGAGGGCATCGACCTCGGCGACGCCGGGGTCCGGCGGGCGAACACGACGTGGACCTACCTGGTGCACGACAACCCGTTCGACTCGGACTTCGAGCAGACCATCAAGAAGGTCCGGAGCATGATCAAGCGCAAGTAGGCGTCGTGAGTGGTAAGACGCGTTCTAACGCGCTGTTGAGTCTCAGGACTTGTCGGACAGTTGATGTCTCAGGACCTCACGGACACTGACCGGCCTGTCGGGGTTGTGATCGGGTGGGTTGTACCGATCATGCGGCGATGGGCAGAGCAGGGTTTGCGATGGATCCTGAGGTCGTCGCCGCGGTCGCTTGGGCCGCGGGCGGGGAGAAGATCAACGTCGCGGTGTTCTGCCGCGAGCACGGCCTGTCCCGGGACACCTTCTACCGGTATGTGACCCGGTTCCGCGCCGAGGGCGCCGACGGGTTCGTCCGCCGCAGCACCGCCCCGCACCATCACCCCACCGCGCTCGCGCTGGAGGTGGTCGAGGCGGTGCTGCGGGCCCGCAAGCAACTGGCCGAGGCAGGCTTGGACAACGGGCCGATCTCGATCCGCTGGCGACTGCAGGACGCCGGGTTCCACCCGCTGCCCTCCCGGGTGTCGATCTACCGGATCCTGCGCGAGCGGGGCCAGATCGTGGCCCAGCCACGCAAACGCCCCAAGACCCGGCGGCGGTTCAGCTACGCCGACCCCAACGGCTGCTGGCAGATCGACGGCATGGAACACCACCTCGCCGACGGCACCACCGTCTGCATCATCCAGATCCTGGACGACCACTCCCGCCTCGACGTCGGCACCTACGCCGCCACCGGTGAAACCACCGCCGGCACCTGGGCCGCCCTGCAACGAGCGTTCGCCGGCTACGGCCTGCCGGTCAGAATCCTCTCCGACAACGGGCTGGCCTTCACCGGCCGCCACCGCGGCTGGATGGTCGAACTGGAACGCCTGCTCGCCGCGCTCGGGGTCACCACCATCGCCGCCACCCCACGTCACCCCCAGACCTGCGGGAAGAACGAACGCGCCCACCAGACCCTGCAGAAATGGCTCGCCGCCCGGCCACCCGCCCACACCCTCACCGAACTGCAGAACCTGCTCGACGAGTACCGGCAGATCTACAACCACCGCCGCCACCAGAGCCTCAACGGCGACACACCCCAGCAGCGCTACGACACCCGCCCGAAAGCCACCCCCAGCACCGGCCCGCACCGGCCCAGCGGCATGACCACCCGACCCGTCTCGGCCACCGGCGTGATCGCGTTCTCCGGCTGCTCCATCGTGCTGGGACGCACCTGGGCCGGACGCACCGCCAGCGTCTACTGGCAAGGCGACCGCGTCACCGTCATGATCGACAACACGGTCACCCGCCAGCTCACCCTCGACAGATCAGTACGCTACCAACGCCTCACCAACCAGAAACTGTCCGACAAGTCCTGAGACACATCTGTCCGTGAGGTCCTGAGACAGCACAGCGGGTTAGAACCCGCCTTACCACTCACGACCGGTTTCAGGCTGATGTGGTGATCTCGGCGATGCAGTAGGTGCCGTTGGCCTCGCGCTGGACGGTCATCGAACCGGTCAGCGTCCGGCCCCGGTTCATCGTGCCGGTCAGCTTCACCATGATCTGGTTGTCCAGGCCCTGCGTCGGCTCGCCCGCGGTGATCTGCGCGTTGGCCGAACCCAGCTTCGTCGCGGCCTGACGGACCTGGCTCTTCGCCGAGGCGCAGGCCGCCTCCTCCGCCTCGTCGGGGTCGTCGCCCATGACGGCGAGGATGAACTTCCCGGCGACGACGCTGCCGGAGTTCAGGTCGAGCGGCGGCCCGCTCGCCACCTTCGGCTTGCTGTCGGAAACCAGGAAGCCCGGCGCGACGAACCCGGTGATCACGAAGACCACCACCAGCAGCAGGGCGCCGCCACCGACTAGCAGGCCGATGAGCAGGCCGTTGCCCTTCTTCGGCGGCTGCGGGTAACCCGGGTACTGCTGCGGCGGGTACTGCCCGTACGGCTGCTGCTGGTGCGGGTAGGGCTGTCCTGGCTGCTGCGGGTAGTTCACTTCGTCCCCCTCGTCCGGTCAGGCGCAACGTACCCGGACAGTGCACGCCGGACGTGGCGTTTCGCCCACATTCGCTCGGCCAGGTGGGTGGCGGTGAGCCAGAATGGCGGCATGCCGCAACTGCGCATCGCGCTCGCCCAGGTCAACCCCACCGTCGGCGACCTCGACGGCAACGCCGAGCTGCACGTCGAGTGGACGCGGCGGGCCGCCGAAGCCGGCGCGCACGTCGTCGTCTTCCCCGAGATGTCCCTGACCGGCTACCCCATCGAGGACCTCTCGCTGCGCAAAACCTTCGCCGCCGCGTCGCGGCAGGGCGTCGAGGCGCTCGCGCGCCGGCTCGACGAGGCCGGCTGCGGCGAGGTGCTCACCTACATCGGCTACCTCGACCTCGACGAGGTCGGCCCGCGCGACGCCGCCGCGGCGCTCTACCGCGGCGAAGTCGTCGCCCGGCAGTTCAAGCACCACCTGCCCAACTACGGCGTCTTCGACGAGCACCGCTGGTACAAGCCGGGCACCACGCTCGACGTCGTCCGGTTCCACGGGCTCGACATCGGCATGGTCATCTGCGAGGACGTCTGGCAGGACGGCGGGCCGATCTCGGCGCTGGGCCGCGCCGGCGTCGACCTCGTCGTGGCGCCGAACGCGTCGCCGTACGAGCGGTCGAAGGACGAGCAGCGGCTGCCGCTGATCGCGCGCCGGGCCGCCGAAGCCGGCGCGCCGCTGGTCTACACCAACCAGGTCGGCGGGCAGGACGACCTCGTCTTTGACGGCGACTCGCTCGTCGTCGGCGCGGACGGCACGCTGCTGGCCCGCGCGCCGCAGTTCGCCGAGAACCTGCTCGTGCTGGACATGGACCTGCCGAAGACCGCGTACGCGGGCGACGGTTCGTACGAGGGCCTGGACGTCCGGCGCCGGGTGATCAGCGAGGAGCCACTGCCGGCGTACGAGCCGACGGCCGAGCCGGTGATCAGCGAGCCGCTGTCGGACGAGGCCGAGGTGTGGCACGCGCTCGTCGTCGGGCTGCGGGACTACGTGCACAAGAACGGGTTCTCGTCGGTGACCTTCGGGTTCTCCGGCGGCATCGACTCGGCGGTCTGCGCGGCACTGGCCGCGGACGCGCTGGGCGGCGACAACGTCTACGGCGTCTCGATGCCGTCGAAGTACTCCTCCGGGCACTCGAAGGACGACGCCGCGGACCTGGCGCGGCGGATCGGCGCGCACTACCGGGTCGAGCCGGTGGAGGACATGGTCCGGGTGTACGTCGACCAGCTCTCCCTGACCGGCCTGGCCGAGGAGAACATCCAGGCGCGGACGCGGGGCATGCTCCTGATGGCACTGTCCAATCTGGACGGTCACCTGGTGCTGGCCACCGGCAACAAGACCGAGCTCGCCGTCGGGTATTCGACGATCTACGGCGACGCGGTCGGTGCGTTCGCCCCGATCAAGGACCTCTTCAAGACGCACGTGTGGCAGCTCGCGCGGTGGCGCAACGCCGAAGCGGTGAAGAACGGCGAGACGCCGCCGATCCCGGAGAACTCGATCACCAAGCCGCCGTCGGCCGAGCTGCGGCCGGGCCAGGTGGACACCGACTCGCTGCCGGACTACGAGCTGCTGGACGACATCCTCGACGACTACGTCGAGGGCGACCGCGGGTACGCCGACCTGGTGTCGGCGGGCTTCGACCCGGAGACCATCGACCGTGTGGTGCGGATGGTCGACAAGGCCGAGTACAAGCGGCGCCAGTACCCGCCGGGCACGAAGATCACGTTCAAGGCGTTCGGCCGCGACCGGCGGCTGCCGATGACCAACCTGTGGCGCGAGGGCAAGGCCTAGTACTACAGGGCTAGATCTTTGCGTGTCGGTTCGTGATATCGACTGCTGATTGTGCGAGTGTTGGCGAGTGAGCACTCCTTCTGTCGGGCGGGCCGACCTCTCGGGCGGTGCGACGCGGGAAGATTTGGCCGTGTGGGATCGGGAGTTTCGGGACGTGTGCGCGCGACTGGACGGGTTGTTCTATCGGACGGATTCGCGTGCGCATGCCCGGCATTATCTGCGCGGCTTGATCGCCCCGCTGGAACGGAAGAACGGCTGGACGATCGCGGAGTATTCCGGAGATCCGGAGCCGAAGGCGCTCCAGCGGTTGCTGAATCTGTCGCCGTGGGATGCCGCCGAGGCGCGAGACCTGGTACGCGACTATGCGATGGAACATTTCGCTGATCCCCGTGGCGTGCTGATCGCGGACCCGACCGGGTTTGCCAAGAAGGGCAACAAGTCGGCCGGTGTTCAACGTCAGTATTCGGGGACCCTGGGGCGGATCGACAACTGTCAGATCGGGGTTTTCCTGGCCTATGCCAACACGGCCGGCGATCGGGTACTCATTGACCGAGAACTGTATCTGCCCGATGCGTCGTGGTGTGCTGATCCCGGGCGTCGGGCCGAGGCGCACGTGCCGGAGAAGGTGACGTTCGCTACCCGCCCGAAGCAGGTGCAGGCCATGATCGCGCGAGCGGTGACGGCCGGGGTGCCGTTCGCGTGGTTCGCCGCGGACGAGGAGTTCGGGCAGAACCCGGGGCTGCGCACGTATCTGGAAGCCGAAGGAATCGCGTATGCGATGGCCGTGCCGAAGAACACCGACATCACAACTGGCGGTATCTCCTCCGCGGCCGGCCTGCCGACACTGGTCAAACATGCCCAATCCCGCCTGACAGGCCACGACTGGTCCCGTCGTGCCTGCGGGATCGGCGCCAAGGGTTTCCGGGTCTACGACTGGGCGATGGTCGATGCCGGTGACGGCCATCAGTACGTGTTCCGCCGAAACATTTCAGACGGCGAACTCGGCTACTTCCACTGCTACAACCCGCGCGGAGAATCACTGACGGAACTTGTCCGTGTCATCGGCGCCCGCTGGCCAATCGAGGAATGTTTCGAAGCAGCCAAGAGCGAAGCAGGACTGGACAACTACCAAGTCCGCCTCTACCACGCCTGGTACCGGCATATCACCCTGTCGATGCTGGCCATGGCATTCCTCGCAGTGATGAGACACCAGGCAAAAAAAGATCAGCGCGACCTGCGGGCAAGCCGCACACCATGACCACCCGGACCCGTCGCCTGATCGCACTCTCCATCGCCGAGATCCGACGCCTGTTCAACCTCATCGGCAAAGACGACCACATCATCGACCACGGTCTTCGTGCGTCCGCCTGGCGCCGCGGACACCAGGCAGACGCACGACGAAGCCACTTCAGGCGACGCCTCCGACTCCAAATGCTAGAGATCTAGCCCTGTAGTACTAGTACTACAGGGCTAGATCTTTGCGTGTCGGTTCGTGATATCGACTGCTGATTGTGCGAGTGTTGGCGAGTGAGCACTCCTTCTGTCGGGCGGGCCGACCTCTCGGGCGGTGCGACGCGGGAAGATTTGGCCGTGTGGGATCGGGAGTTTCGGGACGTGTGCGCGCGACTGGACGGGTTGTTCTATCGGACGGATTCGCGTGCGCATGCCCGGCATTATCTGCGCGGCTTGATCGCCCCGCTGGAACGGAAGAACGGCTGGACGATCGCGGAGTATTCCGGAGATCCGGAGCCGAAGGCGCTCCAGCGGTTGCTGAATCTGTCGCCGTGGGATGCCGCCGAGGCGCGAGACCTGGTACGCGACTATGCGATGGAACATTTCGCTGATCCCCGTGGCGTGCTGATCGCGGACCCGACCGGGTTTGCCAAGAAGGGCAACAAGTCGGCCGGTGTTCAACGTCAGTATTCGGGGACCCTGGGGCGGATCGACAACTGTCAGATCGGGGTTTTCCTGGCCTATGCCAACACGGCCGGCGATCGGGTACTCATTGACCGAGAACTGTATCTGCCCGATGCGTCGTGGTGTGCTGATCCCGGGCGTCGGGCCGAGGCGCACGTGCCGGAGAAGGTGACGTTCGCTACCCGCCCGAAGCAGGTGCAGGCCATGATCGCGCGAGCGGTGACGGCCGGGGTGCCGTTCGCGTGGTTCGCCGCGGACGAGGAGTTCGGGCAGAACCCGGGGCTGCGCACGTATCTGGAAGCCGAAGGAATCGCGTATGCGATGGCCGTGCCGAAGAACACCGACATCACAACTGGCGGTATCTCCTCCGCGGCCGGCCTGCCGACACTGGTCAAACATGCCCAATCCCGCCTGACAGGCCACGACTGGTCCCGTCGTGCCTGCGGGATCGGCGCCAAGGGTTTCCGGGTCTACGACTGGGCGATGGTCGATGCCGGTGACGGCCATCAGTACGTGTTCCGCCGAAACATTTCAGACGGCGAACTCGGCTACTTCCACTGCTACAACCCGCGCGGAGAATCACTGACGGAACTTGTCCGTGTCATCGGCGCCCGCTGGCCAATCGAGGAATGTTTCGAAGCAGCCAAGAGCGAAGCAGGACTGGACAACTACCAAGTCCGCCTCTACCACGCCTGGTACCGGCATATCACCCTGTCGATGCTGGCCATGGCATTCCTCGCAGTGATGAGACACCAGGCAAAAAAAGATCAGCGCGACCTGCGGGCAAGCCGCACACCATGACCACCCGGACCCGTCGCCTGATCGCACTCTCCATCGCCGAGATCCGACGCCTGTTCAACCTCATCGGCAAAGACGACCACATCATCGACCACGGTCTTCGTGCGTCCGCCTGGCGCCGCGGACACCAGGCAGACGCACGACGAAGCCACTTCAGGCGACGCCTCCGACTCCAAATGCTAGAGATCTAGCCCTGTAGTACTAGCCCAAGGCGACCTGGCGGCCTTCCGGAGTGCGGAGGGCCGCCGTCAGGCCGGCTTTCTCCGCGCGGCGGACCAGGAACTCGAGGCCGAGCGCGTCGGTTGCCTTGTGGACGAACGCCGGGTCGGGGTGGGTGCCGGTGACCATCAGCAGCGGCAGCGACGGCAGGCCGCGCGTCGTCGGGTGCGGCGTCGAGCCCCAGTCGATGAGGAACGGGTGCAGGGTGCCCGGGACGCTCGGCGGGGTCAGGCGCCAGCGCAGGGTTTCGCCGTCGGCGGTTTCGCGGGACATCTCGCGCGCGTCGCCCGGGTCGAAGCCGTGGGCGCGGGCTTGCGCGATCGTCGCGTCGATGTCCGTCGTGCGGACCGCCCAGGCGACCAGCGCGGGCTCGGTCAGGTCGTCGATGCCGAACGGCCGGGGCACCTCGGGGTCGGGCTGCTCCGGGTCCGGGCCGATGACTTCCAGGTACATCCCCGCGCCGAGGTCGGCGAGGTGGTTGGCCGTGCCGAGGCCGACGTGGCGGCCGCCGGGCGCGGGCGTCACGCCGGTGAGGGCGGTGACCCGGGCGACGGCGTCGGCGAGGTCCGGGCCGGCGTAGACGAGGTGATCGAGCACGGGCCCATCATCCCGCGCCGACGGCCTTCGCCGCATCGACCACCCCGTGGCCGTAGTAGGTGGTTCCCTGCTGCGTGGGTGCGCAGGTGGTGTCCGGGCAGGGCAGCGGCGTCGCCGTGGCGAAGAGGGCGCGCTTGATCCGCTCGGCGCTCCAGTGCGGGTGCTCGCTCGCGATCAGGGCGGCGACGCCGCTGGCGTGCGGCGCGGCCATCGACGTCCCGTTCGCGGACCGGTATTCGCCGTTCGGCCAGGTCGACCAGATGCGCGCGCCGGGCGCGGCGACGCTGATCCGGGTCGCCGAATAGTTGGAGAAGGTGGCTTTGACGAGCTTTTCGTCGAGCGCGCCGGTGCCGACGACGCCGGGCAGTTCGTGCGGCAGCCGGGTGCAGGTCGGGTCGATCGCGCGTTCCACCGGCGTGCTGTCGGCCGGGCTCTCCTTGTCGACCGAGCGGGTGTCGAGGTTGATCCCGGCGTTGCCGGCGGAGGCGACGACGAGGACGTTCCGGCGTTGCGCGTACGCGACCGCCCGGCCGACGGCGAGCTTCGCCGCGGCCTGGTCCGGCTGGGCGTCGCAGTTGTAGCGCCACGGGATCGAGCGGTAGCTGTTGTTGGTGACGGCGAAGCCGTGCTCGGCGGCCCAGACGAAGCCGCAGACCATGCTCTCCGCCGTCTCCTTGTCGTCGAGTTCGGCGAGCTTGACCGCGGCGATCTTGACGCCCGGGGCAACGCCGACGACGCCGGTTCCGTTGCGGGCCGCGGCGATCGTGCCCGCGACGTGCGTGCCGTGGCCGTCGAGCGTGGGCCGCCAGGCGCCGGGGCCGCGGTCAGGCCAGCCGGACAGGCAGGAGACGGAGTTCTTTTTGTCGAACGCGGCTTTCAGCTCGGGGTGGGTGTCGTCGACGCCGACGTCGAGGACGCCGACGAGGGTCTTCTTGCTGCCGTCGGTGACCTCGTGGGCTTCGGGCAGGTGCAGCGCCGGGACGTCCCAGGCGGTGCCCTCGGGTGGGACCTGGCCGGAGTTGGGCGAGTTCGGCCCGGTGTAGCGGAGGTCCTTGCGGGGCGCGAAGAACTCCTTCGGGATCTTCGCGGTGCGCGTCGCGCCGACGGCGTCGATGCCCGGGGTCTTCCGGAGCTTCGCGGCGAAGTCGTCCTTCTCGGTGTACGCGACCACGACGCCGATCTGGGGGTAGCTCGCGACGACGGTCCCGCCGGCTTTCTTGATGGCGAGTTCGGCCCACCAGGTGTGGTGCGTGACGACGACGTGCGGCATGACCAGCGGGTCGGCGGCCGCCGGTGTCGCGATCAGGCCCAGCATGAGCGCCGTGGCCAGGATGATTCGCCGCACGCGTCCTCCTCGAATTCGCCCAAACCGAACTTAGCGATCATTCGGGGCGGGGCGGTACCCCTCTTCAGTCGTAGGCTGAGCGGCATGACGACGGGGTTCACGGTGTTCGACACGGCGATCGGCGCGTGCGGGCTCGCCTGGCGCGACGACGTCGTGATCGGGACGTCGCTGCCCGAGGGCAGTGCTTCGCGGACGCGGGCCTGGCTGGTGCGGCGGTTCCCGGACGCCGTCGAGGGGCCGCCGCCGGCGCCGGTGCAGGCCGCGGTGGACGGGATCGTGGCGCTGCTGGGCGGTGCGCGTCAGGACTTGGCGTCGGTGGCGCTGGACTTTTCGGGCGTGCCGGCGTTCAACCGGCGCGCGTACGAGGTCGCGCGGACGATCCCGCCGGGCAAGACGCTGACGTACGGCGACATCGCGCACCGGCTCGGGCAGCCGGGGTCGGCGCAGGCCGTCGGGCAGGCGATGGGGCACAACCCGTTCCCGATCATCGTGCCGTGCCACCGGGTGCTGGCGGCCGGCGGCAAGGACGGCGGGTTCTCCGCGCGGGGCGGCGTCGGGACGAAACGCCGGATGCTCGTGATCGAGGGCGCGCTGGCGGACGAGCCGACGTTGTTCTGAGCCGCCGGCGGTGTGCGCGGAGGGGCATCACGCGTGATTGGGGACGTGACTCGCGTGATTGGAGGCGGAACTCGCGTGACTGGAGGCCGATCTCGCGTGCTTGGGGGGTCGACACGCGTGACTGGGGCGGCTCGGGGGGCTGGGGGCGGCTCGCGGGTGGGCGCGAGCCGGGCCCGTCAGGCTGGTTGGGACTCCGGGGTCCAGGGCTTGATGAACGGGAACTCGGGCCAGCCCTCGGCGGCGGCCATCAGGGGCATCGCCGTGGCGCCGTCGACGTGCTCGCGGATGATGTCCGCGTGGCCGGCGTGGCGGGCCGTCTCCTGGATCAGGTGGAGCAGGACCCAGCGGACCGACCAGGCCTCGATGTCCTGGGGGAACCACGGGACGCCCTTCGGGACCGGGACCGGCCGGCCGAGGTCGTCGATGCCGCCGATGACCTCCGCCGTGCGGGCGGCCACCTCGTCGTAGCGGGCCAGGACGCCCGCCAGTGTCTCGTCCGGGCGCAGGCGGTGGGCGTCCTCGTACTCCGCCATCGCCTCGCCGAACGGCTTCTGCGGCACCTGCAGGATCGTGTCCAGCCAGCTGTCCTCGGTGGCCGCGACGTGCTTGATCAGCCCGCCCACCGACAGCGTGCTCTTGGTCGAGGAGAGTCTCGCCTGCTCGTCGGTCAGCCCGTGTGCGGCCAACCTGAGTACGTACCGCTGCTGCTCCAGGAAGCTCAGGAGCCCGTCACGCTCGTCGGCCACCGGGCGCACGTTTCCCGCCATGTCGATCCTTCCGCTCGGAATGTCTTGCGGCGATCGTGCCACCCGGGACCGACAATTTCGGGCGAATCCCGCTATCGGTGCGCGTGCCGCGGTGCCGGCTTGACGAAGGCGTACGTCCCGCCGACGCCGTACAGCACCGCGCGGACCAGGAGCTGGAGGCGCGTGAACACGCCCTCGTAGGCGTCCAGCTGCCGGGCGAGCACGACGGCCAGCCAGGTCGCCAGCACCACGACCAGGCCGGCGACCGCGAGCGCGCGCCACCCCGGCGGCCACCACAGGATCAGGCTGATCACCCCGCCCACCAGCACCACGCTGAGC includes:
- a CDS encoding S8 family peptidase; the encoded protein is MRRIILATALMLGLIATPAAADPLVMPHVVVTHHTWWAELAIKKAGGTVVASYPQIGVVVAYTEKDDFAAKLRKTPGIDAVGATRTAKIPKEFFAPRKDLRYTGPNSPNSGQVPPEGTAWDVPALHLPEAHEVTDGSKKTLVGVLDVGVDDTHPELKAAFDKKNSVSCLSGWPDRGPGAWRPTLDGHGTHVAGTIAAARNGTGVVGVAPGVKIAAVKLAELDDKETAESMVCGFVWAAEHGFAVTNNSYRSIPWRYNCDAQPDQAAAKLAVGRAVAYAQRRNVLVVASAGNAGINLDTRSVDKESPADSTPVERAIDPTCTRLPHELPGVVGTGALDEKLVKATFSNYSATRISVAAPGARIWSTWPNGEYRSANGTSMAAPHASGVAALIASEHPHWSAERIKRALFATATPLPCPDTTCAPTQQGTTYYGHGVVDAAKAVGAG
- a CDS encoding IS701 family transposase, with translation MAVWDREFRDVCARLDGLFYRTDSRAHARHYLRGLIAPLERKNGWTIAEYSGDPEPKALQRLLNLSPWDAAEARDLVRDYAMEHFADPRGVLIADPTGFAKKGNKSAGVQRQYSGTLGRIDNCQIGVFLAYANTAGDRVLIDRELYLPDASWCADPGRRAEAHVPEKVTFATRPKQVQAMIARAVTAGVPFAWFAADEEFGQNPGLRTYLEAEGIAYAMAVPKNTDITTGGISSAAGLPTLVKHAQSRLTGHDWSRRACGIGAKGFRVYDWAMVDAGDGHQYVFRRNISDGELGYFHCYNPRGESLTELVRVIGARWPIEECFEAAKSEAGLDNYQVRLYHAWYRHITLSMLAMAFLAVMRHQAKKDQRDLRASRTP
- a CDS encoding DinB family protein — translated: MAGNVRPVADERDGLLSFLEQQRYVLRLAAHGLTDEQARLSSTKSTLSVGGLIKHVAATEDSWLDTILQVPQKPFGEAMAEYEDAHRLRPDETLAGVLARYDEVAARTAEVIGGIDDLGRPVPVPKGVPWFPQDIEAWSVRWVLLHLIQETARHAGHADIIREHVDGATAMPLMAAAEGWPEFPFIKPWTPESQPA
- a CDS encoding IS481 family transposase; amino-acid sequence: MDPEVVAAVAWAAGGEKINVAVFCREHGLSRDTFYRYVTRFRAEGADGFVRRSTAPHHHPTALALEVVEAVLRARKQLAEAGLDNGPISIRWRLQDAGFHPLPSRVSIYRILRERGQIVAQPRKRPKTRRRFSYADPNGCWQIDGMEHHLADGTTVCIIQILDDHSRLDVGTYAATGETTAGTWAALQRAFAGYGLPVRILSDNGLAFTGRHRGWMVELERLLAALGVTTIAATPRHPQTCGKNERAHQTLQKWLAARPPAHTLTELQNLLDEYRQIYNHRRHQSLNGDTPQQRYDTRPKATPSTGPHRPSGMTTRPVSATGVIAFSGCSIVLGRTWAGRTASVYWQGDRVTVMIDNTVTRQLTLDRSVRYQRLTNQKLSDKS
- a CDS encoding VOC family protein, which translates into the protein MLDHLVYAGPDLADAVARVTALTGVTPAPGGRHVGLGTANHLADLGAGMYLEVIGPDPEQPDPEVPRPFGIDDLTEPALVAWAVRTTDIDATIAQARAHGFDPGDAREMSRETADGETLRWRLTPPSVPGTLHPFLIDWGSTPHPTTRGLPSLPLLMVTGTHPDPAFVHKATDALGLEFLVRRAEKAGLTAALRTPEGRQVALG
- a CDS encoding methylated-DNA--[protein]-cysteine S-methyltransferase, which translates into the protein MTTGFTVFDTAIGACGLAWRDDVVIGTSLPEGSASRTRAWLVRRFPDAVEGPPPAPVQAAVDGIVALLGGARQDLASVALDFSGVPAFNRRAYEVARTIPPGKTLTYGDIAHRLGQPGSAQAVGQAMGHNPFPIIVPCHRVLAAGGKDGGFSARGGVGTKRRMLVIEGALADEPTLF
- the secA2 gene encoding accessory Sec system translocase SecA2 translates to MAALISRVSKKLRRIIQRPGSVELTRYEALLPAVEKLEPELEKLSDQELTERAGKLRETLKDTAFGDDHLIEVGALGREAAKRALGERAFDVQVLGMMGILTKHVVQMETGEGKTLAGALAAAGYALRGKRVHVVTVNDYLARRDAEWMGPVYALLGVSVGWVEPSHSREERREAYAKDVTYGAVAEIGFDVLRDRLVTKVDDLVQPDPEVAIVDEADSVLVDEARVPLVMAGSIDRSDADEEVAKIVRRLRLNLHYETDSEGRNAWLTDAGSSVVAKSLGIEVDDLFNEQASDRLAAVNVALHAHALLTRDVDYLVRDGKVQLINAARGRVAELQRWPDGLQAAVEAKEQVTATDRGEILDSITVQALLARYPEVAGMTGTAVAVAEQLREFYELEVAVIPPNTPNIREDLEDRVFASPSQKLRAIEEEIRTVHETGRPILVGTQDVAESEELAEKLAKVDLECVVLNARNDAEEAAIIAEAGKKGAVTVSTQMAGRGTDIRLGGTDGATREEVVELGGLHVIGTARYPSSRLDGQLRGRSGRQGDPGSAIFFASLNDELVLSNAPDVPEGIVDDEETGEIKDSAALRQLNHAQRVAEGVDLEIHRNTWRYTRLIERQRRDLLVHRDKVLRTAYAAEMLEKAHPEKFGELKEKLDDQDKLEQMCREVLLFHIDQLWSDHLAYLTDVRESIHLRALARETPLDEFHRAAIPEFHKIIGEADSRAAKTLEEAELTDEGIDLGDAGVRRANTTWTYLVHDNPFDSDFEQTIKKVRSMIKRK
- a CDS encoding NAD+ synthase, producing the protein MPQLRIALAQVNPTVGDLDGNAELHVEWTRRAAEAGAHVVVFPEMSLTGYPIEDLSLRKTFAAASRQGVEALARRLDEAGCGEVLTYIGYLDLDEVGPRDAAAALYRGEVVARQFKHHLPNYGVFDEHRWYKPGTTLDVVRFHGLDIGMVICEDVWQDGGPISALGRAGVDLVVAPNASPYERSKDEQRLPLIARRAAEAGAPLVYTNQVGGQDDLVFDGDSLVVGADGTLLARAPQFAENLLVLDMDLPKTAYAGDGSYEGLDVRRRVISEEPLPAYEPTAEPVISEPLSDEAEVWHALVVGLRDYVHKNGFSSVTFGFSGGIDSAVCAALAADALGGDNVYGVSMPSKYSSGHSKDDAADLARRIGAHYRVEPVEDMVRVYVDQLSLTGLAEENIQARTRGMLLMALSNLDGHLVLATGNKTELAVGYSTIYGDAVGAFAPIKDLFKTHVWQLARWRNAEAVKNGETPPIPENSITKPPSAELRPGQVDTDSLPDYELLDDILDDYVEGDRGYADLVSAGFDPETIDRVVRMVDKAEYKRRQYPPGTKITFKAFGRDRRLPMTNLWREGKA